A single genomic interval of Aegicerativicinus sediminis harbors:
- a CDS encoding cysteine desulfurase family protein, translated as MHQVYLDNAATTPIHDKVLDVMMQTLKNNFGNPSSTHSYGRSSKSIIESCRKRIAGHFNASASEIIFTSGGTEADNLILTSAVKDCGVSNIISTKIEHHAVLHTLEKLEKDYKVNITYLPLDDFGSVRTQDLEIALKNTAGKTLVSLMHVNNEIGNLLDLHAIAILCKEYNALLHSDTVQSIGHFNIDVKETPIDFMVASAHKFHGPKGVGFAFLRKGSRLKPFIHGGEQERGMRAGTESIHNIVGLAEALDIAYEMLQEDKAYILDLKSYFISGLKKRFPNIQFNGCSGDLTKSTYTLVNVRLPISPDKASLLQFQLDLKGIACSRGSACQSGSAQGSHVLEELLEGEELAKPSIRFSFSRYNTKEEIDYTLQVLSEFLKN; from the coding sequence ATGCATCAAGTTTATCTCGATAATGCCGCAACAACGCCTATACATGATAAAGTGTTAGATGTTATGATGCAAACTTTAAAAAATAATTTCGGTAATCCTTCATCAACACATAGTTATGGTAGGTCATCTAAATCTATAATTGAATCCTGCAGAAAAAGGATTGCGGGTCATTTTAATGCCTCAGCATCTGAAATAATTTTTACTTCAGGAGGTACAGAAGCTGATAATTTAATATTAACGAGTGCTGTAAAAGACTGTGGGGTTTCCAATATTATCTCAACAAAGATTGAACACCATGCCGTTTTGCATACTCTCGAAAAGTTGGAAAAAGATTATAAGGTTAACATCACTTATCTTCCTTTGGATGATTTTGGAAGTGTTCGAACTCAAGATTTGGAAATTGCACTTAAAAATACCGCTGGCAAGACTTTGGTAAGTTTAATGCATGTAAATAATGAAATTGGTAATCTGCTCGATCTTCACGCAATAGCAATTCTGTGTAAAGAATACAATGCATTGTTACATAGTGACACCGTTCAGTCCATAGGTCATTTTAATATTGATGTAAAAGAAACCCCAATTGATTTTATGGTGGCCAGTGCCCATAAATTTCATGGTCCTAAGGGAGTTGGTTTTGCATTTCTTAGAAAGGGTTCCCGTTTGAAGCCCTTTATTCATGGCGGTGAACAAGAGCGCGGTATGCGTGCCGGGACCGAAAGCATTCATAATATTGTTGGTTTGGCGGAGGCGTTAGATATCGCCTATGAAATGCTTCAGGAGGATAAAGCATATATTCTTGATCTTAAATCTTATTTTATATCCGGGTTGAAGAAGCGATTTCCGAACATTCAATTTAATGGCTGTTCCGGTGATTTAACTAAAAGCACCTATACGCTTGTAAATGTGCGATTGCCAATTTCCCCAGATAAAGCAAGTTTGTTACAGTTTCAATTGGATTTGAAGGGAATAGCGTGTTCTAGAGGAAGTGCTTGTCAAAGTGGTAGTGCACAAGGGTCTCACGTTCTGGAGGAATTATTGGAAGGAGAGGAATTAGCAAAACCCTCAATACGGTTTTCATTCAGCAGATATAACACCAAAGAAGAAATTGACTATACGCTGCAGGTCCTTTCAGAATTTCTGAAGAATTAA
- a CDS encoding Smr/MutS family protein yields MKRFKKGDWVSALDEDFEGAVTSVKGDSVFVEDENGFELEFRANDLVLMKTDHLDSVFSKHSFQSVMSEKDANTKRQKPTILKTKKQSILKVDLHSSEILESEKGMTPFEILEFQLNTAKRQLDFAIDKKIPKLIIIHGVGEGVLKMEIDTILRRYDNIEFFDADYKTYGYGATEVRIFQNPAN; encoded by the coding sequence ATGAAACGTTTTAAAAAAGGAGACTGGGTTTCTGCCCTTGATGAAGATTTTGAAGGCGCGGTAACCTCTGTAAAAGGAGATAGCGTTTTTGTTGAAGATGAAAATGGTTTCGAACTCGAATTTAGGGCTAATGATTTAGTTCTCATGAAAACAGATCATTTAGATTCTGTCTTTTCAAAACATTCGTTTCAATCTGTTATGAGTGAAAAGGATGCGAATACAAAACGGCAAAAGCCAACTATTCTAAAAACAAAAAAACAATCCATACTTAAGGTTGATTTGCATAGTTCAGAAATTCTGGAGAGTGAAAAGGGAATGACGCCTTTTGAAATTTTGGAATTTCAGTTAAATACCGCTAAGCGGCAATTAGATTTTGCCATAGATAAGAAAATCCCCAAATTAATTATAATCCATGGGGTAGGTGAAGGGGTTCTAAAAATGGAGATTGATACAATTTTAAGGCGTTATGACAATATTGAATTTTTTGACGCCGACTATAAAACTTATGGCTACGGCGCTACCGAAGTTCGTATTTTCCAGAATCCCGCTAATTAA
- a CDS encoding DUF2752 domain-containing protein: protein MGCGLQRSFWMLFSGDFVGAFYMYPAIYSLILLFVVVIVNHFKSFKYSNIIIISLTILTVLIMVGNYILKLLNY, encoded by the coding sequence ATGGGTTGTGGGCTTCAAAGGTCATTTTGGATGTTATTTAGTGGCGATTTTGTCGGTGCATTTTATATGTATCCTGCGATTTACAGCTTAATATTACTTTTCGTGGTTGTTATTGTCAACCATTTCAAATCATTTAAATATTCCAATATTATTATAATATCACTAACAATCCTCACCGTTCTTATAATGGTGGGAAATTATATATTGAAACTTCTAAATTATTAA
- a CDS encoding CCC motif membrane protein, with protein sequence MEQQKLPNATISLVLGIISFIACCCSMGIGGLVMSGIAFYLARKDEALYMENPELYSNYSQVKTAKIVAIVGLVLAVIALIMSIYQIMGAGGWEGYMEQQQEIFEQIGIQTE encoded by the coding sequence ATGGAACAACAAAAACTACCAAATGCTACCATTTCCCTGGTATTAGGAATAATCTCATTTATAGCCTGCTGTTGCAGTATGGGTATAGGAGGGCTAGTCATGTCGGGAATTGCTTTCTATTTGGCACGCAAAGACGAAGCCCTGTATATGGAAAATCCAGAATTATACAGCAATTACAGTCAAGTTAAAACCGCTAAAATTGTGGCTATTGTGGGCTTGGTACTAGCAGTTATCGCATTAATTATGTCCATCTATCAGATTATGGGCGCTGGAGGCTGGGAAGGTTACATGGAACAGCAACAAGAAATTTTTGAACAAATCGGTATTCAAACCGAATAA
- the rocD gene encoding ornithine--oxo-acid transaminase translates to MAVLDHLTSQQAMDLENEYGAHNYHPLPVVISRGEGVYVWDAEGKKYYDFLSAYSSLNQGHCHPKIINALVGQAQQLTLTSRAFYNDMLGRFEEFASKFFKFDKLLPMNTGAEAVETAIKICRKWAYEVNGIDENEAKIVVCENNFHGRTTTIISFSNDPVARKNFGPYTPGFIKVPYDDLESLENALKSDDTIAGFLVEPIQGEAGVYVPSDGYLRQAKALCEKYGILFIADEVQTGIGRTGQLLAVDHENVKPDMLILGKALSGGVYPVSAVLANNEIMKVIKPGNHGSTYGGNPLAAAVGMAALEVIRDENLTEKAEYLGKLFRKELNEYIANTEKVLLVRGKGLLNAIVINDDEDGDTAWNICLKLRDNGLLAKPTHGNIIRFAPPLVMTEEQIKECVSIIVNTLKEFE, encoded by the coding sequence ATGGCAGTTTTAGACCATTTAACATCGCAACAAGCGATGGACCTTGAAAACGAGTATGGCGCGCATAATTACCACCCTCTACCAGTTGTTATAAGTCGCGGCGAAGGTGTTTATGTTTGGGATGCAGAAGGAAAGAAGTATTATGATTTTCTGTCCGCATACTCTTCTTTGAATCAAGGCCATTGCCATCCAAAAATTATCAATGCCTTGGTAGGACAAGCGCAACAACTCACGCTTACCTCACGAGCATTTTATAACGATATGCTTGGCCGATTTGAAGAATTTGCTAGCAAGTTTTTTAAGTTCGATAAGCTTTTACCTATGAATACAGGAGCTGAAGCTGTGGAAACTGCTATAAAAATTTGCCGGAAATGGGCTTATGAGGTGAACGGCATTGATGAAAATGAAGCTAAAATTGTTGTTTGTGAAAATAATTTTCATGGCAGAACCACAACGATTATTTCATTTTCCAACGATCCCGTCGCAAGGAAAAACTTTGGACCGTATACTCCAGGTTTTATAAAAGTGCCTTATGACGATTTAGAATCCTTAGAAAATGCCTTAAAATCAGACGATACAATAGCCGGTTTTTTAGTAGAGCCAATTCAAGGTGAGGCAGGTGTTTATGTGCCTTCCGATGGGTACTTACGGCAGGCAAAGGCTTTATGTGAAAAGTATGGCATACTGTTTATCGCAGATGAGGTGCAGACGGGTATCGGAAGAACAGGCCAATTGTTGGCGGTAGATCATGAAAATGTGAAACCAGATATGCTTATTTTAGGTAAAGCCTTAAGTGGAGGGGTATATCCAGTATCAGCAGTGTTGGCAAACAATGAGATTATGAAGGTAATTAAGCCTGGTAACCATGGAAGCACTTATGGTGGGAATCCATTAGCAGCTGCTGTAGGAATGGCCGCCTTGGAAGTAATCCGCGATGAAAATTTGACTGAAAAAGCCGAATATCTTGGCAAATTATTCAGAAAAGAATTAAATGAATATATCGCCAATACTGAGAAAGTATTGTTGGTTAGAGGCAAGGGCTTGTTGAATGCTATTGTAATTAATGATGATGAAGATGGGGATACGGCTTGGAATATTTGTTTAAAATTGAGAGATAATGGTTTGCTAGCCAAACCTACCCATGGCAACATCATACGATTTGCACCACCCTTAGTCATGACAGAGGAACAAATTAAAGAGTGCGTTTCTATTATAGTTAATACACTTAAAGAATTTGAATAA
- the rlmD gene encoding 23S rRNA (uracil(1939)-C(5))-methyltransferase RlmD — MARKGKKQHFSEIEVIDAGAKGKSVAKSPDGRVVFLSNAIPGDVVDVQTFKKRKNFFEGKAIHFHKLSEKRTDPKCQHFGTCGGCKWQHMGYEHQLYYKQKEVENNLKRIGHLELPEISPILRSDKIYFYRNKMEFSFSNNRWITEEESRSGQIIEEKNALGFHIPGMWDKILDIEKCWLQEDPSNAIRNSIKTYALEHNLEFFDVKRQEGLLRTLMIRTSSTGEIMVLLQFFKEDKLQREGLLNFLIESFPEITSLLYVINSKANDTIYDQEVICYYGRDYILEQMEDLQFKITAKSFYQTNSEQANNLYKVTRNFADLKGDEIVFDLYTGTGTIAQFVASKAKKVVGVEAVPEAIEAAKENAKANNITNTQFYVGDMKEVFTDQFIKQHGQPDIIITDPPRDGMHPAVVEQLIKIAPEKIVYVSCNSATQARDLALMKENYIIEKVQPVDMFPQTFHVENVVLLKRI; from the coding sequence ATGGCCAGAAAAGGTAAAAAACAGCATTTTTCAGAAATTGAAGTAATAGACGCAGGTGCAAAAGGGAAAAGCGTTGCAAAATCCCCAGACGGAAGGGTGGTTTTCCTTTCCAATGCAATACCTGGTGACGTTGTCGATGTTCAAACCTTTAAAAAAAGAAAGAACTTTTTTGAGGGTAAGGCGATTCACTTCCATAAACTATCAGAAAAAAGAACTGATCCCAAATGCCAACATTTTGGCACATGCGGTGGTTGCAAATGGCAGCATATGGGATACGAGCATCAGCTCTATTACAAACAAAAAGAAGTTGAAAACAACCTAAAACGCATTGGCCACCTAGAACTTCCTGAAATTTCACCTATTCTCAGATCAGACAAAATTTATTTTTACAGGAATAAAATGGAATTTTCCTTCAGCAACAATCGTTGGATTACTGAAGAAGAATCACGTTCAGGACAGATTATTGAAGAAAAAAACGCTCTTGGTTTTCACATACCTGGAATGTGGGATAAAATATTAGATATTGAAAAGTGTTGGCTACAAGAAGACCCAAGCAATGCCATCAGAAATTCTATAAAAACTTACGCCTTAGAGCATAATTTGGAATTTTTTGATGTTAAACGCCAAGAAGGGCTTTTGCGAACACTTATGATAAGAACAAGCTCCACTGGCGAAATAATGGTTCTGCTACAATTCTTTAAGGAAGATAAGTTGCAGCGGGAAGGTTTACTTAATTTTCTGATCGAATCGTTTCCTGAAATTACGTCTCTGTTATATGTTATCAATTCTAAGGCAAATGATACAATATATGACCAAGAGGTAATTTGCTATTATGGACGGGATTATATTTTAGAACAAATGGAAGATTTGCAGTTTAAAATAACTGCAAAGTCGTTTTACCAAACAAACTCTGAGCAGGCTAATAACCTTTATAAGGTTACACGTAATTTTGCCGACTTAAAAGGCGATGAAATTGTGTTCGATCTGTATACTGGAACAGGAACCATTGCCCAATTTGTCGCTTCCAAAGCCAAAAAAGTTGTTGGTGTTGAGGCAGTTCCAGAAGCAATTGAAGCCGCAAAAGAAAATGCCAAGGCAAACAACATCACCAACACCCAATTTTATGTAGGTGATATGAAAGAAGTGTTTACAGATCAATTTATTAAACAACATGGACAACCTGATATTATAATTACTGATCCGCCTCGGGATGGTATGCACCCAGCGGTTGTGGAACAACTTATTAAAATAGCACCCGAAAAAATTGTATATGTCAGCTGCAACAGTGCAACACAAGCAAGAGATTTGGCGTTAATGAAAGAGAATTATATAATTGAGAAAGTGCAGCCAGTGGATATGTTTCCTCAGACCTTCCATGTAGAAAATGTTGTACTTTTGAAACGAATTTAG
- a CDS encoding DUF6452 family protein: MRIFPSNLFSASNRNLLKAFLALIILGFIIVLYNCERDDICSSATPTTPHLIIRFFDIDNQDAGKTVNDLTIFGEGSEIPIYNLADIDSIALPLNIEGEGISTTTKFQFIQDAANNPNIDEIEVTYTPEFVYVSRACGYKSIFNDLQIRIISEGIENWVRLSEIIYSTVDNETEAHVYLFH, encoded by the coding sequence ATGAGAATTTTTCCATCAAACTTATTTTCAGCTTCCAATAGAAATTTGCTAAAGGCCTTCTTAGCATTGATTATTTTAGGCTTCATCATTGTTCTATATAATTGTGAACGTGATGATATCTGTAGTTCTGCCACCCCTACTACACCCCATTTAATTATCCGTTTTTTTGATATTGACAATCAAGATGCAGGCAAGACAGTTAATGATTTAACCATTTTTGGTGAAGGGTCTGAGATACCAATTTACAATTTAGCAGATATAGATTCAATTGCCCTGCCATTGAATATTGAGGGAGAAGGAATTTCAACAACAACTAAATTTCAATTTATTCAAGATGCCGCAAATAACCCGAATATAGATGAAATCGAGGTTACCTATACTCCTGAATTCGTATATGTTTCTCGAGCATGTGGATATAAAAGCATCTTTAACGACCTTCAGATTAGAATAATTTCAGAAGGTATTGAAAATTGGGTACGTCTATCTGAAATAATTTATTCAACCGTTGACAATGAAACAGAAGCACACGTTTATCTCTTTCATTAG
- a CDS encoding DUF6048 family protein: MKQKHTFISFISLVLLVITTNIGYGQSDTLTVANDTIVYKVRYGLRLGGDLSKIARTLIEEGYTGFEIQGDYRLTRNLYLAGEIGTEDKETETDYLTVNTTGSYFKAGVDYNFYTNWLDMDNLIYGGLRAGLSSFKQNLTSYTIYNTDQYWDNPYTNTDGPEFSGLSAIWTELIIGLKAEILRNLYMGINVQFKYLLTNDEPPNFENIYIPGYNRTYDSGRIGFGYGYNISYLVPIFKKDKKVKQQTP; encoded by the coding sequence ATGAAACAGAAGCACACGTTTATCTCTTTCATTAGTCTTGTATTATTGGTGATTACCACCAATATTGGATACGGACAATCAGATACCTTAACAGTGGCTAATGATACCATAGTTTATAAAGTTAGATATGGCCTAAGGCTTGGTGGTGATTTGAGCAAAATTGCTCGAACACTAATTGAAGAAGGTTATACTGGTTTCGAAATTCAAGGCGATTATCGTTTGACACGAAATCTTTACTTAGCAGGTGAAATTGGAACAGAGGATAAGGAAACTGAAACTGATTATTTAACCGTTAATACAACAGGTAGTTATTTCAAGGCGGGAGTAGATTACAATTTTTATACAAACTGGCTCGATATGGATAATCTTATTTATGGTGGTCTTCGTGCTGGGCTTAGTAGTTTTAAACAAAACTTAACTAGTTATACCATTTATAACACCGACCAATATTGGGACAATCCATACACCAACACAGATGGGCCTGAATTTAGTGGCCTTTCTGCAATATGGACCGAATTAATCATAGGTTTAAAGGCCGAGATTTTACGTAATTTGTATATGGGTATTAATGTTCAGTTCAAGTACTTATTAACCAATGATGAACCCCCCAATTTTGAGAACATTTATATTCCGGGTTATAATAGGACTTATGACAGCGGTAGAATAGGCTTTGGATATGGGTATAACATCTCCTATTTAGTGCCAATTTTCAAAAAGGATAAAAAGGTTAAGCAACAAACTCCTTAA
- a CDS encoding DinB family protein, with product MEKEEIALLIKKKNDILIEYLTNQDDELWEAGPKGKWSTGGHAKHLLQAIKPVNFALSLPRIVLKSRFGTTNRPLRNYDEIISRYLQKLEDQPNATFGPSKNMKTPPLKDKFYFIDRLQMEHMKLVYKTRHLSDKNLDELVLPHPLMGKMPIREMLQWTAYHIEHHTNILKKSYTP from the coding sequence ATGGAAAAAGAAGAGATTGCTTTATTAATCAAAAAGAAAAACGATATCCTAATTGAGTATTTAACCAATCAGGATGATGAATTATGGGAAGCAGGACCAAAAGGAAAATGGTCTACTGGAGGCCATGCAAAACATTTGTTACAAGCGATAAAACCTGTAAATTTTGCCCTTAGCCTACCTCGTATTGTTTTAAAATCAAGGTTCGGCACCACAAACAGGCCCTTGCGAAACTACGATGAAATAATTTCAAGATACCTTCAGAAATTAGAAGATCAACCAAATGCTACATTTGGACCTTCAAAAAATATGAAAACACCTCCGTTAAAAGATAAATTTTACTTTATAGATCGGCTTCAAATGGAACACATGAAACTTGTCTATAAAACCCGGCATCTGTCTGACAAAAATTTAGATGAACTTGTATTACCTCACCCATTAATGGGGAAAATGCCTATCAGAGAAATGTTGCAGTGGACAGCGTATCATATTGAGCACCACACGAATATTTTAAAAAAGTCATATACCCCATAA
- a CDS encoding lipid-binding SYLF domain-containing protein gives MKTLKPIMLMLVIGLLTFSMSAQNKKDKKVIKDAEAAKELLLKESPSLKKYFNTAAGYVIFPNVGKGGFIVGGASGNGVLYQGGKKQGMAGVKELNIGLQAGGQALIEVIFFETSKEVKHFKEGNFAFDAGVSAVALKSGETFDAKYDDGVAVFTHTKGGLMAEASVGGQKFDYKAF, from the coding sequence ATGAAAACGTTGAAACCAATTATGTTAATGCTGGTTATTGGATTGTTAACCTTCTCAATGTCAGCGCAAAACAAAAAAGACAAAAAGGTTATTAAAGATGCTGAAGCTGCTAAAGAATTGTTATTAAAGGAAAGCCCGAGTCTAAAAAAATATTTTAACACTGCGGCTGGTTATGTTATTTTTCCAAATGTTGGCAAAGGAGGCTTTATAGTGGGTGGTGCTTCGGGTAACGGAGTTCTATACCAAGGCGGAAAAAAGCAAGGAATGGCCGGTGTAAAAGAATTGAATATAGGATTACAAGCAGGTGGACAAGCCCTAATTGAAGTTATTTTCTTTGAAACTTCAAAAGAGGTTAAACATTTTAAAGAGGGGAATTTTGCCTTCGATGCAGGAGTTTCAGCCGTTGCATTGAAATCTGGAGAAACCTTCGATGCTAAATATGATGACGGGGTCGCTGTATTTACTCATACAAAAGGTGGGTTAATGGCAGAAGCATCTGTAGGCGGTCAAAAATTTGATTACAAGGCTTTTTAA
- a CDS encoding THUMP domain-containing class I SAM-dependent RNA methyltransferase, with product MNDNFNMLAKTMFGFEDILAKELLQLGAMDINKGVRSVSFVGDKGFMYKANLALRTAIKILKPIKTFRVFNEDDLYKQVYKLDWAALIPDNGTLAVDATVNSNQFKHSKFIALKTKDAIVDKIRDVRGNRPNIDLRYPSLKINVHIDKQVCTISLDTSGESLHQRGYKTATNIAPINEVLAAGLLLLSGWDGKSNFLDPMCGSGTILIEAAMIACNIPPNLMRKEFAFERWQDWDVDLFETIEESLLKKVRDFHYKLVGYDKSPSAIAKAKGNIANANLEEFITVEHEDFFKSEKNTQGPLHMLFNPPYGERLSIEMESFYAAIGDTLKKSYTNTDAWFITSNLDALKHVGLRPSRKIKVFNAKLESRLVNYKIYEGSKKAKYQD from the coding sequence ATGAATGACAATTTTAATATGCTGGCCAAAACAATGTTTGGTTTTGAAGATATCCTAGCAAAAGAACTTTTGCAACTAGGGGCCATGGATATTAATAAAGGAGTGCGTAGCGTTAGTTTTGTTGGTGATAAAGGGTTTATGTACAAGGCTAATTTGGCTCTTCGCACCGCCATTAAAATTCTTAAACCAATAAAAACATTTAGGGTTTTTAATGAGGATGATTTATATAAACAAGTTTACAAATTGGACTGGGCAGCTCTGATACCTGATAACGGAACTTTGGCTGTAGATGCAACAGTTAACTCAAATCAATTTAAGCACTCAAAATTTATTGCTTTAAAAACCAAAGATGCTATCGTAGATAAAATTCGTGATGTAAGGGGAAATCGGCCCAATATCGATTTAAGGTATCCCTCATTAAAAATTAATGTACATATAGATAAACAAGTTTGTACCATTTCTTTGGATACCTCTGGAGAATCCTTGCATCAACGTGGTTACAAAACAGCCACGAATATTGCACCCATAAATGAAGTACTAGCTGCTGGCTTGTTATTGCTTTCTGGTTGGGATGGTAAATCTAATTTTTTGGATCCCATGTGTGGTAGTGGTACGATTCTTATAGAGGCTGCTATGATTGCTTGTAATATTCCCCCTAATTTAATGCGAAAGGAGTTTGCCTTTGAACGTTGGCAAGATTGGGATGTGGATTTGTTTGAAACAATTGAGGAATCCTTGTTGAAAAAGGTTCGTGATTTTCATTATAAATTAGTTGGCTATGACAAATCTCCTTCGGCAATAGCAAAGGCCAAGGGCAATATAGCTAATGCAAACCTTGAAGAATTTATTACAGTTGAGCATGAAGATTTTTTTAAATCTGAAAAGAATACACAAGGCCCTTTACATATGCTTTTTAATCCTCCATATGGGGAGCGATTGTCGATAGAAATGGAGTCATTTTATGCAGCAATTGGTGATACTTTAAAGAAAAGTTATACTAATACGGATGCTTGGTTTATAACCTCAAATTTAGATGCCTTAAAGCATGTAGGGTTACGTCCTTCACGAAAAATTAAGGTTTTCAATGCCAAGTTAGAATCTAGATTAGTGAATTATAAAATCTATGAGGGAAGTAAAAAAGCTAAGTACCAAGATTAA
- a CDS encoding ZIP family metal transporter: MEGSFIYILPILAVIIGVLITLFLGKNKSLFTKLLLPFSGAFLLALTLFDLLPHVYESLDAKTTGLLIMIGILIQIVLEFFSKGAEHGHIHLEHTHTFPWLLFLSLCAHSLLEGFPISESNTMVYGILIHKIPIAAVMTVLMLHTNCKKWQVWTFLILFALMTPLGTFLGTESGIFTEYLIYINAIVIGIFLHISTTIIFETGKDHSFNLSKLLAVILGFLIAYFL; this comes from the coding sequence ATGGAAGGATCTTTCATCTACATTTTACCAATATTGGCGGTAATTATTGGGGTTTTAATAACCTTGTTTCTAGGAAAAAACAAATCGCTTTTCACTAAGTTATTGTTGCCATTTAGTGGTGCCTTCTTACTGGCACTCACCCTTTTCGATTTACTGCCTCATGTTTATGAATCCTTAGATGCTAAAACCACCGGTCTTTTGATTATGATCGGTATTTTAATTCAAATTGTTTTGGAATTCTTTTCTAAAGGTGCGGAGCATGGCCACATTCATTTGGAACACACCCACACTTTTCCTTGGCTATTGTTTTTAAGTCTCTGCGCCCACAGTTTACTAGAAGGTTTTCCAATTTCTGAATCGAATACAATGGTTTATGGAATATTAATCCATAAAATCCCTATCGCTGCCGTAATGACCGTTCTAATGCTTCATACAAATTGTAAAAAATGGCAGGTATGGACTTTTCTAATTTTATTTGCCTTAATGACTCCCCTAGGAACTTTTCTAGGAACAGAATCGGGTATTTTTACTGAATATCTTATCTATATTAATGCCATCGTCATTGGTATATTTTTGCATATTTCAACCACTATAATTTTTGAAACTGGCAAAGATCACAGTTTCAATCTATCCAAATTATTGGCTGTTATTTTAGGTTTTTTAATTGCTTATTTCTTATAA
- a CDS encoding DUF4268 domain-containing protein, with the protein MFSKEESRKLRQEFWTSFGKSFPRKWILYDTKIKGFSFKFHFDNKSALVALDIEDDLENRIKYWERLIALKSILIEEFLPNAIFDEMFILENGKEISRIYIPLEEKVSIHNKNSWQQVMVFFNSTMTKFEEFFLEYEDILNA; encoded by the coding sequence GTGTTTAGCAAAGAAGAATCTAGAAAATTACGGCAGGAGTTTTGGACTAGCTTTGGAAAATCCTTTCCAAGGAAATGGATTTTGTATGATACCAAAATTAAGGGATTTAGTTTCAAATTTCATTTTGACAACAAATCTGCTCTAGTGGCTTTGGATATTGAGGATGATTTGGAAAACCGGATAAAATATTGGGAACGATTGATTGCCTTGAAGTCAATTTTGATAGAAGAATTTTTACCTAATGCCATTTTCGACGAAATGTTTATACTAGAAAACGGTAAAGAAATTTCACGAATCTATATTCCTCTAGAGGAAAAGGTATCGATCCATAACAAAAACTCTTGGCAACAGGTTATGGTGTTCTTCAATTCAACCATGACAAAATTTGAAGAATTTTTTCTTGAATATGAGGATATTTTAAATGCCTAG
- the trhA gene encoding PAQR family membrane homeostasis protein TrhA, translating to MRSQTALEEKLNAWSHGLGAFLGLIGLILLIVYTSNKHPYSLASVIVYGISIIILFSASALYHSVAEGRKKQLYRKLDHISIYLLIAGTYTPVTLITLAESKGWLLFSLVWAIAAFGLLLKIFFTGRFEAFSLILYLVMGWLVVIDYNELSLLMPQGGMNLLFAGGAFYTLGVVFYAIEKIPFNHVIWHLCVLGGAICHFLMIFRYVV from the coding sequence GTGAGGAGCCAAACGGCATTAGAAGAAAAATTAAACGCTTGGAGTCACGGTCTCGGGGCTTTTTTAGGATTGATTGGGCTTATTTTATTGATAGTTTATACCTCGAATAAACATCCTTACAGTTTAGCTAGTGTTATTGTTTATGGGATTTCCATTATTATTCTCTTCTCTGCATCCGCTTTATACCATTCGGTGGCGGAGGGACGTAAAAAGCAACTTTATAGGAAATTAGACCACATCAGCATTTACCTATTAATTGCTGGTACTTATACTCCTGTAACCTTAATAACCTTGGCGGAGAGTAAGGGATGGCTGTTATTCAGTTTAGTTTGGGCTATAGCGGCTTTTGGATTACTTTTAAAAATATTCTTCACCGGTCGTTTTGAAGCATTTTCATTAATACTTTATTTGGTCATGGGTTGGTTGGTTGTGATAGACTATAATGAACTATCGCTCTTAATGCCACAAGGAGGGATGAATTTGTTATTTGCAGGTGGGGCTTTTTATACTCTAGGAGTAGTCTTTTATGCGATTGAAAAAATTCCTTTTAATCATGTCATATGGCATTTATGTGTTTTAGGAGGAGCTATTTGCCATTTTCTGATGATCTTCCGTTACGTAGTCTAG